A section of the Desulfobulbaceae bacterium genome encodes:
- a CDS encoding AAA family ATPase — MNKPAHWTGQFGFQKNPFRDTIDTELFFRTRQHEDAALKVKIGIEDHHALILLTGVSGTGKTLASQVVLRSLAKERFESCFVFVFPGMGKGALLGAIVSELAVSPTRFVQDRLRQIQEKAIELHRQHKRLVIVIDEAHFLKSDALHVLRSLSNLETEHEKLVTVLLIAEEGIRRRLRAPSYASLRGRITFSVDLSPLSLNDLEQYVKYRVLKCGGQFDFFTNDIYATVHELSGGIPREINRLLYAGLIEGIASNQKLTPELLVSVAANLVV; from the coding sequence ATGAATAAACCAGCCCATTGGACCGGCCAGTTCGGTTTCCAGAAAAACCCCTTCCGTGACACAATTGATACAGAGCTGTTTTTTCGTACCCGCCAGCATGAAGATGCTGCTCTCAAGGTTAAAATTGGTATTGAGGATCATCATGCCCTGATTCTGTTGACCGGTGTTTCTGGAACTGGGAAGACGCTGGCCTCCCAGGTTGTTCTGCGCTCACTTGCCAAAGAACGCTTTGAGTCATGTTTCGTTTTTGTTTTTCCTGGTATGGGGAAGGGCGCCCTGCTTGGGGCCATAGTTTCTGAGCTTGCTGTTTCGCCCACCCGCTTTGTACAAGATCGATTGCGGCAAATTCAGGAAAAGGCGATTGAACTGCATCGTCAGCACAAGCGACTGGTGATTGTTATCGATGAGGCCCATTTTTTAAAATCTGATGCGCTGCATGTGTTACGGAGTTTGTCGAATTTAGAAACAGAACACGAAAAACTGGTTACCGTGTTGTTGATTGCTGAGGAGGGCATTCGTCGCAGGCTGAGAGCACCGTCTTATGCCTCTCTCAGGGGTAGGATTACCTTTTCAGTTGATTTGTCACCACTATCGCTCAACGACCTTGAGCAATATGTTAAGTACCGCGTTTTAAAATGCGGCGGTCAGTTTGATTTTTTCACCAATGACATTTATGCCACAGTTCATGAGCTGAGTGGTGGTATCCCCCGTGAAATTAATCGTCTTCTCTATGCTGGGCTTATTGAGGGCATCGCCTCAAATCAAAAATTAACACCGGAACTTCTTGTATCCGTTGCAGCAAATCTTGTGGTTTGA